A single window of Intrasporangium calvum DSM 43043 DNA harbors:
- a CDS encoding DNA polymerase III subunit alpha has protein sequence MTDSFVHLHVASGYSMRYGTAKPEQLVERAAAFGQPALALTDRDGLYGAVKFVTACLAHDVAPILGVDLALGPDPIEPRRYPGATGAVARSTRTPVRGGALVDPRLPRVTVLARGSRTGLPPGVGWAALCRFVTDTHLSGERGNPVTTARLLAEHANPAPEDPGPGKRAQRHTAGDEGTPRERVAESVEPARSGKSVRPGRAVKLVRSGRTRSAPSRLVVLLGPDSDVGRAVLAKKHSLARALLEQWRDLLPRDGLVVEIVCHGGPEDLPGSLGQAGRMLALAGEVGVPTVITAAVRHADPQDAAIVDVLDAARRLVALDERHLDRVTTAGHLSPTPVMHALARDVVQVSGPGLVGGGPLVRQLAAELVARTTALATECIQDPRADLGIGSVHLPEPGVLGIRDGVSPQAVLARRCRESIATRYPDHGTSELAAVSARLEDELQVIETLGYATYFLTVAQVCDLIREMGVRVAARGSGAGSVVNYLLGISGVEPMRHGLLMERFCSPLRAELPDIDIDVESARRTEIYERVLGHFGGERVTCVSMMDTYRVRHAIRDAGAALGLPPQEIDAMAKAFPHIAARNVRNAIAELPELRASGLDVPRLQLMYDIVERLDGLPRHIALHPCGVVLSDSGLLDRTPVEASWLGFPMSQFDKDDVEALGLLKLDILGIRMQSAMAQAVAEVERVDGTKVDLDDEASVPFDDAETFELIRSTRTLGCFQIESPGQRELIGKFGPQTFEDIIIDISLFRPGPVKSDMIVPFLNARQGWKEPTYLHPTLVPALQETEGVVVFHEQVLKLVAETTGVTLAEADEVRRALGSPQGQEKVEKWWRPAALARGYSREDVDRIWDVLKAFASFGFCKAHAAAFALPTYQSAWLKTHHPAAFLAGVLTHDPGMYPKRLILDDARAFGITILGLDVNVSTGEYRFERTEDGDEAIRLSLADVRGISDLEIAGIVAAQPYASLSDFWQRARVSRPTAERLVLAGAFDSLHDIVTGGLVPGGLGQDPTHGSSVGSGSREPAGRPSAGSDGPASRGPRQRAAAGSRSGLGRRGRVTRRDLLLHVAELDRWSASQRRTRGSARAVGRRAPTGLGTTTASHRGRTTAVSESGDIRALAAAQSRAPAPVPSQVPVQLALDLGDTPRLTATSGLPEMTGPERVRAELEVLGLDASGHVVDFYRPMLDALGVARADELLSGRSGREVWVAGVKVATQTPPIRSGRRVVFLTLDDATGPVDLTFFEDVQGPYASTVFHSWLLLCRGLVRRTGPKGLSIRATGAWELSGLQDAWTAGGIAAVRDALETADRVARERAEPLPENAGDGGQDRHLGVGETPAGRRVLVHASGFKQSPYADIRPAGGDVRESRSAASLVPSDIPQGPPRKLWHASPGSAGH, from the coding sequence ATGACCGACAGCTTCGTCCACCTGCACGTCGCATCGGGCTACTCGATGCGATATGGCACGGCCAAGCCGGAGCAGCTCGTCGAACGGGCTGCGGCGTTCGGCCAGCCGGCGCTCGCGCTCACCGACCGTGACGGCCTCTACGGTGCGGTCAAGTTCGTCACGGCGTGCCTGGCCCACGATGTCGCCCCGATCCTCGGGGTCGACCTCGCCCTCGGACCGGACCCGATCGAGCCGCGCCGCTACCCGGGGGCGACGGGTGCGGTGGCACGCAGCACGCGCACCCCCGTCCGAGGGGGTGCCCTCGTCGACCCACGCCTCCCTCGGGTCACCGTCCTCGCCCGGGGCAGCCGGACCGGTCTCCCGCCGGGTGTGGGATGGGCTGCGCTCTGCCGCTTCGTCACCGACACTCACCTGAGCGGCGAACGCGGCAATCCGGTGACGACCGCGCGACTGCTCGCCGAGCACGCCAACCCCGCTCCCGAGGACCCGGGACCCGGGAAGCGAGCCCAGCGGCATACGGCAGGAGACGAGGGGACGCCCAGGGAGAGGGTTGCCGAGTCCGTGGAGCCGGCCAGGTCCGGGAAGTCCGTCAGGCCCGGGAGGGCCGTCAAGCTCGTGAGGTCCGGGAGGACCCGGTCGGCGCCCTCCCGGCTCGTGGTGCTCCTCGGGCCGGACTCGGACGTCGGCCGGGCGGTGCTCGCCAAGAAACACTCCCTCGCCCGCGCGCTGCTCGAGCAGTGGCGTGACCTGCTGCCCCGGGACGGCCTCGTCGTCGAGATCGTCTGCCACGGCGGTCCCGAGGACCTCCCCGGCAGCCTCGGGCAGGCCGGCCGGATGCTCGCGCTCGCCGGGGAGGTCGGGGTCCCCACGGTGATCACCGCGGCGGTCCGGCACGCCGACCCGCAGGATGCCGCGATCGTCGACGTCCTCGACGCGGCGCGCCGCCTGGTCGCGCTGGACGAGCGTCATCTCGACCGGGTCACGACAGCGGGGCACCTCTCACCCACGCCGGTCATGCACGCCCTCGCCCGTGACGTGGTGCAGGTCTCCGGCCCGGGTCTCGTGGGCGGGGGTCCCCTGGTCCGGCAGCTGGCTGCCGAGCTCGTGGCCCGGACGACGGCCCTGGCCACCGAGTGCATCCAGGACCCACGCGCCGACCTGGGCATCGGTTCGGTCCACCTTCCCGAGCCGGGTGTGCTCGGCATCCGCGACGGAGTCAGCCCGCAGGCGGTGCTGGCGCGGCGGTGCCGCGAGTCGATCGCGACGCGCTATCCCGACCACGGGACCAGCGAGCTCGCGGCGGTCAGTGCGCGGCTCGAGGACGAGCTGCAGGTCATCGAGACGCTCGGGTACGCGACGTACTTCCTCACCGTGGCGCAGGTCTGCGACCTCATCCGCGAGATGGGGGTCCGGGTCGCGGCGCGCGGTTCGGGGGCGGGCTCGGTCGTCAACTACCTGCTCGGCATCTCCGGGGTGGAGCCGATGCGGCACGGCCTGCTCATGGAGCGGTTCTGCTCACCGCTCCGGGCGGAGCTGCCCGACATCGACATCGACGTCGAGTCCGCCCGGCGCACCGAGATCTACGAACGGGTCCTCGGCCACTTCGGGGGTGAACGCGTCACCTGCGTCTCGATGATGGACACCTACCGCGTGCGGCACGCGATCCGCGACGCCGGGGCGGCGCTCGGCCTGCCGCCCCAGGAGATCGACGCCATGGCCAAGGCGTTCCCGCACATCGCCGCCCGCAACGTCCGCAACGCCATCGCCGAGCTGCCCGAGCTGCGCGCGAGCGGGCTCGACGTGCCCCGCCTCCAGCTGATGTACGACATCGTCGAGCGCCTCGACGGGCTCCCGCGCCACATCGCCCTGCACCCGTGCGGGGTGGTGCTCTCCGACTCCGGCCTGCTCGACCGGACGCCCGTCGAGGCGAGCTGGCTCGGCTTTCCGATGAGCCAGTTCGACAAGGACGACGTCGAGGCGCTGGGCCTGCTCAAGCTCGACATCCTCGGCATCCGGATGCAGTCGGCGATGGCCCAGGCGGTGGCGGAGGTGGAGCGGGTCGACGGGACCAAGGTCGACCTCGATGACGAGGCCAGTGTGCCCTTCGACGACGCGGAGACCTTCGAGCTGATCCGGTCGACCCGGACGCTCGGATGCTTCCAGATCGAGAGCCCGGGGCAACGAGAGCTCATCGGCAAGTTCGGGCCGCAGACCTTCGAGGACATCATCATCGACATCTCCCTCTTCCGGCCCGGTCCGGTCAAGAGCGACATGATCGTCCCCTTCCTCAACGCGAGACAGGGATGGAAGGAGCCGACCTACCTCCATCCCACGCTCGTGCCCGCCCTGCAGGAGACCGAGGGGGTCGTCGTCTTCCACGAGCAGGTGCTCAAGCTCGTCGCCGAGACGACCGGCGTGACCTTGGCCGAGGCCGACGAGGTGCGCCGGGCGCTCGGGTCCCCGCAGGGGCAGGAGAAGGTCGAGAAGTGGTGGCGGCCGGCCGCCCTCGCCCGGGGCTACTCCCGCGAGGACGTCGACCGGATCTGGGACGTCCTCAAGGCCTTCGCCTCCTTCGGGTTCTGCAAGGCCCACGCGGCAGCCTTCGCCCTGCCGACGTACCAGTCCGCCTGGCTGAAGACCCACCACCCGGCCGCGTTCCTCGCAGGGGTGCTCACCCATGACCCGGGCATGTACCCGAAGCGGCTCATCCTCGATGACGCCCGGGCCTTCGGCATCACGATCCTCGGCCTCGACGTCAACGTCTCGACAGGGGAGTACCGCTTCGAGCGCACCGAGGACGGCGACGAGGCCATCCGACTCTCCCTCGCCGACGTGCGCGGCATCTCCGACCTGGAGATCGCCGGCATCGTCGCAGCACAGCCCTACGCCAGCCTCTCCGACTTCTGGCAACGCGCCCGCGTGTCCCGGCCGACGGCGGAGCGGCTCGTCCTCGCCGGGGCCTTCGACTCCCTCCACGACATCGTCACGGGCGGGCTCGTGCCCGGTGGACTGGGTCAGGACCCGACCCACGGCAGCTCCGTCGGGAGCGGCTCCCGCGAGCCGGCCGGAAGGCCTTCCGCCGGGTCGGACGGACCCGCGTCCCGTGGTCCCCGCCAGCGCGCTGCCGCGGGGTCGCGCAGCGGGCTGGGGCGGCGCGGGCGGGTGACGCGGCGCGACCTGCTGCTCCACGTCGCCGAGCTGGACCGCTGGTCGGCCTCCCAGCGTCGGACGCGCGGGTCCGCTCGGGCCGTGGGCCGGCGCGCCCCGACCGGTCTGGGCACCACCACCGCGTCGCATCGCGGGCGGACCACCGCGGTGTCCGAGTCGGGGGACATCCGGGCCCTTGCCGCAGCGCAGTCCCGGGCGCCCGCCCCGGTGCCCTCACAGGTTCCGGTGCAGCTCGCCCTCGACCTCGGGGACACCCCCCGGCTCACTGCGACGAGCGGGTTGCCGGAGATGACCGGGCCCGAGCGGGTTCGCGCCGAGCTCGAGGTGCTCGGCCTCGATGCCAGCGGTCACGTCGTCGACTTCTACCGCCCGATGCTCGATGCCCTCGGGGTGGCCCGCGCGGACGAGTTGCTGTCCGGGCGGAGCGGTCGTGAGGTCTGGGTGGCGGGGGTCAAGGTGGCGACGCAGACTCCGCCCATCCGGTCCGGGCGCCGCGTCGTCTTCCTCACCCTCGATGACGCGACCGGTCCCGTCGACCTCACCTTCTTCGAGGACGTCCAGGGGCCCTATGCATCGACGGTCTTCCATTCCTGGCTGCTCCTCTGCCGGGGCCTCGTGCGCCGTACCGGACCCAAGGGGCTGTCGATCCGGGCCACCGGCGCCTGGGAGCTGAGCGGCCTGCAGGACGCCTGGACCGCGGGCGGAATCGCCGCCGTACGCGATGCCCTCGAAACCGCTGACCGGGTCGCCCGGGAGCGGGCGGAACCGCTCCCGGAGAATGCGGGAGACGGCGGCCAGGACCGGCACCTCGGGGTCGGAGAGACCCCAGCCGGGCGTCGGGTGCTCGTGCACGCCTCCGGGTTCAAGCAGTCGCCCTACGCCGACATCCGTCCTGCCGGGGGCGACGTCCGGGAGTCCCGCAGCGCGGCCTCGCTCGTGCCCTCGGACATCCCGCAGGGGCCGCCACGCAAGCTGTGGCACGCGAGTCCGGGAAGTGCGGGGCACTAG
- a CDS encoding SAV_6107 family HEPN domain-containing protein: protein MAVLDLLERARCTLEDACRTADASERYRDAHLGALRAAAAIVAARTTPSARSRPRSVWQVLPGVAPELAEWAAFFAACSTHRSVIDRGGRIPAREADDLLRQAEMFLEIAQDLLGVPLTIPLPELTTPLLVSTSAAQTQVPLGGASSGWAAPSSTPAPGDRLD from the coding sequence CCTTGGAGGATGCGTGCCGCACGGCCGACGCCTCCGAGCGCTACCGGGACGCCCATCTCGGGGCGCTTCGCGCGGCAGCCGCGATCGTGGCGGCGCGGACCACCCCCTCGGCCCGGTCGCGGCCCCGCAGCGTCTGGCAGGTCCTGCCCGGCGTCGCGCCCGAGCTCGCCGAGTGGGCGGCCTTCTTTGCGGCCTGCTCGACTCATCGCTCGGTCATCGACCGCGGGGGACGGATCCCCGCTCGAGAGGCCGACGACCTGCTCCGCCAGGCCGAGATGTTCCTCGAGATCGCCCAGGACCTTCTCGGGGTCCCGCTCACCATTCCTCTCCCGGAGCTGACGACCCCACTGCTCGTCTCCACCTCGGCAGCGCAGACCCAGGTTCCTTTGGGCGGGGCCTCCTCCGGTTGGGCTGCGCCATCGTCCACACCCGCGCCGGGGGACCGGCTCGACTGA